In Acanthopagrus latus isolate v.2019 chromosome 23, fAcaLat1.1, whole genome shotgun sequence, the genomic window agaaaaggaagaaaacgGAAACGAGACAAGGCCACAGCCTCTTCTTTGGGTAAAAAGTGTCGTTCTGTCGTTGCTGCTGATCTAATACTGTAACACAAGATCAACCGGGGAGATTCCTGGCAAGAACAAAGTCTTAGAGGCACTGGGAAAAACATGGTAACAGGTCCTTGCAGAGGCTTTTCTCAAAGGCAAAGAGCGCTGCCTCGGTAAAAGAGTGCTAATTACATATCGCACACACTGTTACTGTTCATGAATTGAGGCCCATCAAATTTTATCCTAAGATAACCTCCACACACCAAAGACAGAGCAAAGTGAGAGGGGCAGGGAAAGAACAGCCGCTTAATGGCTCCCTGACTGTCAGAcccttcctctcatctctttgGGTCTTTTATATCGCAAGCGCTCTCAATAGAGACAAGGCAAGTCAAAGCCGGCCTTATTAAAGTAGCCTTCAAACACACGTCCCCAAACTAATCCCCTCTCCTCAGGCTGTCCGACACTTTGACACCGGCCCCTTTGCACGTTTTAATCTCAAcgccacgaaaaaaaaaaaatcagtttccaCACAGTCATTCTAGCAAACGGCTGAAGGAAATctcacttcttctctgtgtgtccGTTCGACCTCGACACCTCCCCAGTGGGCAGCCTTAAGGCAATAACACAGAACAGGGAGCTTCAGGGGTTACACTTAGGGAATCACTGACAGGCCTTTGATGTGCTTTAAATAATAACTTCGGCCGCTGTCGTTAAGGCACACCAAAGGCCTAACattcataaatgtttcatgtttcaacaTGCAGGTAATAAAACCAAATGAGGCAACAGCAGAAGTGGTAATCCAACAGTATACCAAACAGGCGGGGTGTATCAGGAAACATTTGTAGCTTTGTGCTTGTCATAGTTAACCAGATGCACAAGGTCAGAATTAGAGGAAGGGTCGTGTGTACGAGAGGAAACTGTGCTTTCTTTATTCTCCTCTCAGGAGTCAAACTACATCTGAATTGTAAAGGGGCAGCTCACCCCAAAATAAGACACATTtctcctcttacctgtagtgctacaGAATTTATCCATCTAGAGTTTGTCTTGGAGCGAGTTGCTAAGTTTTGAGATACTGGCAAaggagatgtctgccttctcttgagTATAATTGAACcagatggcactcagcttgtggtgctcaaaaaaaaaaaaaaaattgaaaaactcaacagcaatgacTCTTAACCAAGTAATCATGACACGACTACTcaggataatccacagaccttgctGTGAGCAGTTACATGTTGTTCTTTCTACCATATCACTACAAAGAAAGGGGGCGTGCACCTACTCATGGACGAGAGGTGTGTGCGCGTTAGCACCTTcgaagaaacaataaaaactaatgGAGCTGGTGGTCTGCTGGACAGTTAGAGAGCAACAATGAATTTAGTGGTTAACCACAACAGAAATTAGTTAAGAATTAAATAGCTTATATATATATGGTGATATTTTCTAACAGCCAGTGTTTGTCTGATGTTAACAGGTTGTTTTCCTTGCAGGTGTTttgtgaaacaaacagctgaacaaaCAGCTTCACCAGTAAACATACCGACCTGTTCggctgttgcagctgcagtgtgagggGCGCGAGTGGAACAGCAGCAGACCAGGAAGGAGGCAGAAGAGGTCGGTGTGTACAGTTAATAAAATGACAGGAGAAACAAATATAACCAGGTCTATACCGGTTAACAAAGGCAACCAATCAAGCCATAAAAATGCTGAGCTACACTGTAATGgtagctagcttagttagctttGCCTCTTGTCCATGAATAGATGCATCCTGTCCCtagatggatggataaacagcactacagATGAAgggaaatatgtatttttgatttaggagtgaactgtccctttaatagGTGCTGATATTCTTTATCTTATTTGAAATAGTGTCATAGACGCTGGAGTATGATCACTCTGCTGCAGGGAGAGATACATTTTGCTCCAGTTCAAAGAACGTATCATCTTCTACATGACTTTTATAACTTTGAAAGCTGCTTACCAGCAAATTAACTTTCGAGTTCAAAAGAAACATGAGTCCCAAAAAGAAACTACTTGATCTGTCACTCTGTAGATCAGGTTCCTTAAAGGGTGAAATCGTGTTCTGGTCCGTGTGGCATATTTTTACCAGAGTGCTCTTTATCACCGGTGCGACAGATGTGACTTAAAGATGAATCATCgcacaagaaacaaacaaacaaaaaaaaacaaactagaagAGTCTGTGCTTCTACAGTACAAACAGCTTGGCTTTACAAGTGCATGTGTGGCAGAATGTGTGTTATCACTGTGTGTGCTTGAGTCTTtgggaaggttttttttatgtcaggtGCTAAAACGCCAGAGAGATGCTACAGCGGAAACATCCTGATTGTCATAATTAACTAGTCAGTACACATATACAGAAATTCAACATTTGTATACAATTCAACATTTTGCGTTTTTCccttctgtttgtgtgactgtgccTCCTGGTTCTATTCTATATAGAAGTGTGCTCCTCACTacaatgtgctttttttttttttttaaatacactgtAAATCGAAATGGGACTTATTTTCTATAATCGCTCCAGTTTTTTTTGGTGCGAGGATTTAATTTTGTAGGGGATGCTCATAAATATTCAAACCATGTGACATGAATTCAAAGCAGACTGTCAGACAGCGCGGGTCAGAGATCGGGTAGTGGGGGACGATCATGTAAACTCGTTACACAGTGTGTACAAACAGAGGGgaaaatatagcaccagttCAGAGATTAAAACACAGGTGATGCAAGAAAATCCACAAATGGcctttttaacacaaaacagtttgaaaccACAATCATCACCTCGATATActcttatattttttttcttttttctgagcAGCCTCGCAGTCTGTCAGGTGATGCAGGTAAGCGAGAGCAACATCATCCTGAACAGACGCAATTACTGGACTCACTTGGCGATTATTGCAGCTCCATTTTCAATGACAAAAGTCTTGAATTTTTACCTACTCCTCTATTGAGTGATGGTATAAATGAGACTGGCTACTGTCAGTAAATCCATCCAGACCACATCAGCTTATAGCAGGTTGGAGGGGAGGCCCATTTTGTGCACTCTCTATCTTGCAATCTGTCAGTATGACCGTCTGGGAGGACCGCAGATGTGAACTATGGAACAGAAGATTAAAAGTAGGAAACTTGTCCAAGAAGAAGATTGTGACTCCATTTACAATAGGGTAACTCTTGCCATGGGAATATGAAGACTCTGCATACTGGGTTGAGGccaaaagaagatgaagaaaaagccaaaaagtcctgaaagaaaatgtgagtcttaaaaaaaaataatttaaaaaaatgctggaaTTTTCCTTAATGTAGtcactttctttttaatgttcatGATGTGATGGTGCTTGAATTCTCCcatgacctcctcctcctcttcatcagtgGGAGCTGCCAGGGGAGAGGTCCTTATTCACAGGCTCGCTGCCAGCCTCCCTGCAGCTGTTGAGACTGGAGCTGTCAAGGCTACAAGCCCTGCTCTTGAGAACCGCAGAAGCAAGGGTGAGGGAACTCAAAGGGgttggagaggagggagaaagggagggagtCGGGGTGGtgggtgaagaggaggaggacgagggggtAGCAGGGGGAGTAGGGGAGGAGGACTGGCTGCTGGGCAGAGGCAACGAGGAGGCTCGCTGCTCACGTAGAAGGCGGTGATGacggagggtggaggagaggagcagggccTCAGCATTCAGgccagaggcagagaggctcGCCAGGAGGGCCTTCGCTtggctggaggaggctgtcAGGGAGGGAATTGCCCCCTCCTGGGGGTACTTTCTCAGGCCAGGGGCAAACGTTGCAGGAGAGGGCACTCGGCCTGAGAAAATACCAGTTTTGAGGAGGCAGGGCTCAATACTGCCACTGGTGCTGTGGGTCCCCAAGGCCTTCAGGTAGAGCAGGGACACAGAAGACAGGTGGGGGCAGGGGAGGTTTTCAGGGATCAAAGAGGAAATCATGAAAAATTAAAGTCTTAAAATTGGCTGGGCACTGTCCCCTGCAGCACCTTCCCTTACTATTACAGTCAAACATGCCCGTGCATGCATGCTTGCACGCGCGCACATCCTcgctcacacacatccacaaatgcacacagatTGGGGTTCGGTGAGGATTTTGGAGAGAAGCTGATGAAGTAAAGTGGGGTGGGCGGAAGGATGTGTGTGTAGCTCTCTAGacaggtgaagaggaggaggaggaagctgaagAGGCTGGACACGGACAGGTTGCTCACTGCTGCAGGGTCACGGGTACAGTAGGTGGGCAGGCACAGGTTCACACAGGGTGACGGGGTGGGTGAGGTTAGCCGCAGGAACAAGTGTCAGAAGAGACGTGTAgcggaggggtgggggggtgagggACGGGAAACAGAACAAGAGACAAACAAAGGAGATCGTTATTCAGGTTGATGTCAGCATGTGTGATGCAAGCCATGAGTCAGGCTGCCATCTACGCATGATGACTAAACCACTGATAAACACACCTTCTGTCATAGGGTGCAACACTAAGTGATACTGCTGATTCCACTGGTGTTGACCACCTTTTATTTTGACACGTTTTAATGACATTAACTCATTAAACCATGCAAAATATCCTGATGGACAGAAAGCATCACACGTGAAGTCCCTTCCTGTAATGCTGGAATGAGTCAGTAGATGGCACTGTTCCAACAGTAAGAGACTTGTGGggaaacacatttacaacagaTACTTGTCTCTCTTTTGCAGGTGGAGCTAAAATGAATGCACCTCACAGACACAGTttggagagagagcagagagtagACAGCTGGTGACAGAGTGAGATAAGAGCCAGAACGTGTTTTAAAGAGCCAAACTATACTGCTACTATACTATATACCAACACGTTTACACTTAAGGGAAGTTTTATTTACGTTTTTCATGAGAAGCAACAGGAGTGTTTGTTGTGGTGGCTCTTAAAAgttctgaaatgtgtttattcagggATTATGGGGATTAGTTCTGTGTGAAAGGAGAGCAGGTGTGCTAGTCTAGACTGCGCTGCTGGGAGGCTTTCACCTGCTCTGTTGCAGTTCCAGAGCCTGTGCTGCCAACCGTCCCCGGAGTGCGGGGCTGTTCCTTCTGCTTCAGGAACTCCTCTCAAGCCTGGCCgacacatttattctggtcTGTGAGTGCGGAAGAGAAGCCGCCCTTCATCTCATCCACCCAGAGCTGCCTGCCAAACGACAGCCTCCCAGGATGGGTCTTCACAGCACCCCACCTCGCGGCCGGCACCTTTAACTAGCCTGTTTTACCGCCAGAAGTAATAAGAGGCCAAATGGGAAATGGAAATAGGGTTTTGCGGCGTGAAAGTGATTCACATTGTCATACCCTCCTTGATCTGTGCCAAAGCAAACGGGGAGAAATTGTGGCTTTGAACTGTCTGTTCTTATCCAGCACATTGATTTGAAGGATCCCCATGCCTGAAATGCTCTAATACCTCTGAGTGAAGCTGTGGTGAGCAGACAGCCAGAGCACAGCGGCGCAGAGCACCATCACAAAGGCTCTGTTAATTTTAACAGCCGCaattaacaaacacagatacCGTCGGAGCCAGAACTGACAAAAAACCTGATGCTGTGAACATTAATGCCATTTTCATGCTCCAATAATCAAGTTTATTTGGATTTGCAGCGGCGTGTCTGGGAAGGTGACCCCGGGCAGCCTGGAAATCTACTCATTAAAACGTTTTAAATCTGATCTAAAATTCAGCTTTTGCAACCCCAAAATCGAAAATTATGACTAGCTGTTCATTCAGCCAGAATATTTTAtcttgctgaaaataaaaaagctggGAATTGGCAAAACTTAACGCAGGACACACATGAAACCAAAAAGTGGTGCCAGTGCATCTTGTTTTAGCTGATTGCAGATGGTACCCAGTGAAGTCTTAAAATCTTTAGCTGTCTATCCAGCTGGCTTTCATAACATGTTAATATGCACAAGCTGCCATTCATCTAAACCGGTGGGaaatgtcatcatcattgtGCGAATAATGCCATGGATGCTAGAggtatttatatatttagatttattcaTATACCACCCGGGTTTGGAGGAGGTAGTAGACAACTGAGTGACTCTGGAGTGGTGCGCACCCTCTTCAAAATGCCTTAGAAATGTCAATTATCATTCGGccggaaaaaacaaaagagaaaacaccaaCGGGAAATGGAGGGAGGGTAAAAGTTTGGGGTCACGTTTAGGGAATTATGTCCAGGAAAGGTTTAAGAGAAGAGAAGCCTTTACCTTCATCTGTGAGCCGAGAAGAAGAGAGGTCACCCAAGGTGGGCACGTCTGATAGTCAGAACAACAATATCAGTCAAAAGAGTGTGATTGAGGGTGAACTGTGAACCGTAGTGGCTCAAAAGCTAATTATTTTTAGATGACAGCTCAACATTAGAACATGGAATGtggattggaaaaaaaaaaacttcgtAGTAGCagcttattattttttttagtggCAGTAATTAGAATTTATCTTCACACAGATCACGGACACTTAAGGGTTAAAAATCACAActgatgaagagaaaacagagttgGTGAAAGTTCTTAATCAGCTCTTAAAGCGAGCCATCCACCTTGATAATTTGATGAGATGAGCTGCGGATAATCAGCGTGTTTTTGCAGAGTTAGTCCATGCTCAGCTGTTTCATCAtattgaattttttaaaaacgaTTCAGCagacagtttttctctctgactttaAAGACTTTTGGGAATCTGACCAAAAAGGGGCAATTTCAAATGTAACAGCTTGTGGGAACCAATGAAACAGTGCAAGATTCTCAGCATCGTGATTCATTAAGGATTGAGCAGGGTGCTAAAATATTTGCGTTGGTTTTATTCCCACCGATCTGATGCTGCAGTACACGGCACTGCATGGTTAACAGTTTACGGATCCCCAAAGTGTTCAATCTCAAATAaattttttaaaagacataataATTAATCGTGTGAATACATTGCACCAAATGTATAATTTTAGAAAAGATCAAAACTCATCTCATTATTATGTGATCTTATTTCCTCAGTCATTATCAGAATATCAGAATGTAATGgtacatcatttttatttaattatgtacATTTCCTCTCAAAGTAAAAGTCGGTCTTTTTTGCTCCAAAGATGATTTATAATTAGTCAGTTACTTTACACTCTCAGTGCTTCTTCAGGCCAATATAACATGCCCCCAAGGAAGCACAACAACTAGCGCCAGATCTACTGTGGCAAGCTAGCTTGTGTTAAGTAGGGCAAATGATGATGTTAAAGCTATGTTAATTCAGCCAACTAGAAGCTGCTGCGGTAAAGAAACACAGGATGCAGCTATTAAACCTCTTTAGCTTTTGAACTTTGTGAGCATCAATTATTTTTCAGCATCAAcgtgagagagcgagagagcatCAAAAGTCAGTGTTAGCATTGTTAGTTAGCTCCAATTGGCAGGGAGAGAGTCTTTGTCttttgagcttcacagcattgtttgcctttttctctTTGGGTTCAAAATATGGTTGAGTAAATTAAATGAATCAGGTAATTGTGCTAGCTGCTGCCATCAACACGTTTTCCTCAATTATACACTAAATTATAGCCCAAGCTCAAAACCCCGCTGAGTGAGCCGACAAGGAGAATAGATTGAGTGGATGTcagtctctgtgtctttgttctgaGTTAACAGTTGCAAGATACTTTCATAATTAACTGGATAAGATAGatatttcccttttcttttatgcctttttacaaaatgtttttatatttcataatcTGAATTCATTTAATACAAATTTAATATTGAACACTTTGGGGCCCCATACAGGTTTGGATTGTGCATCTGCTTCAGTAGAATTAACGATGAGACCAATTGTCATAGAGATTGCTCAGCTCTCCAAACGAACATCCTTAGCTTGTGTTTTTGGAATGGGAAAATCTTTTCCAAACATTTACCTACTGGTTTACTAACGGACTACTTGACCTCTCAACTCCTTACTGCACCACATAGttcaaaatgcaacaaaaagtaaaaaatattttaaaaaacatactgCGATACTTGATGATGCCTTTGTGCCTCTCGTGACTGAAACATAAGCACTGCATTTTGGGGGGATTTGACTCCCTGCAGAACAAAACATTGAAGCATGGAGGAGGTGTTTTGCCTTCTTCTCATCCAATTCTGACACCTGCCACAGCTGACAGTTTATTCTCTTGGTTAAAGTGAGACAGCTCTTTGTTTCTATTTGTTATTAGTCATGCAGTTGTGCTGTGTTGCCACCCTAAACAGTTTGGCACCGACTTCCCACGCTGACAATTAGCTTTGACTGTCCACTGTCCCTCTGAGGATAGTGCTTTCACACATACAGCTTCTCTTCACACTGACTGTTTTGAACACTTTGTGGACAAAGACAGTGTGTCGTGTGTGAGTGCCACACTGAAATAATGGGATTAATTTTGCTTTCAGTACACAAGTGTAGGAATCCACTCTGCCTTCAAAATCAGGGGCAAAGAGAGACACTGACGGGAGCagagtgaaaaggaaaaaagggtgAGAGTAGATAAATTGCAGAGTACAGAAAGCGGAAGAAGGAAGGAGACATAAAAAATCGGAAACATGAAAGACTTAATGGTGGGGAAATGAGAactttcctcttcatcctgaaTAATCAGTGATTGCCAGTGACTCAAGGGGCGATTATTGCACAGCACCGCAGAGATTCCTCCCAATCTTCCTCGGTCTGAGGCGGCCAAAGTGCCATTACTCTCCCCATCTCTTcaatctcttcctctctgcctaaCACATTCATTTGTCTGCAATCTTCAGGACTGAATTTGTGTCTGAATGCTCTGTCGATTTCTGCGGGGCTATGGAggtttattttcacttcactgctcctgttatttttcaaattacattgacattaagctttttttttctgcccctccTGTGCACTGGCATggtgcaaaaggaaaaaaaaaatcttctcttGGCTTTACTGGACTGACATGCTTCAGCAGTTTAATTTCTTCACCTCCAGAGGCCATTGAGCATCCTTATGTGCAAGCCTGTACCTGATAACACTAAAATGCAGGCAaattaaaaccaagaaaaaaagacGTAGAGCCTCGACCAGGGAAAATGTGTGACAACAAATGTATAGATAAAGGTGTCAGGAGATGTTCGCAGGTTTTCTGAAATTTAACTTCAGTCATTTTAAGTTATTCCCGtcagactgaaatataaaaagttATAGACTTCAACAATATTTTGTGTTCCCTAAGCTAATTTGtcatctcatttgtttatgGATAAAGATGCCGCTATGCAAaggtgtttttatatattttaatgggTTTATACACTATAATTAGAGATAGCTTAAGActttcagacacaaaaacacagtttatgtAATTGAGGCACTAATCCTCCTCTCCTGTAACCTGTTCGACACACATCTCTCTGTGGGACAAAAGGCCTGCGGAGGATTCCTTTGATCTATTTCAACAAAGCCATGGTAATAAGACCTGCACAATAAAGCGCCGTCAAACAATTCACCATCATTAGcctgaaactgtttttaaattcagataATTGCGGCCACTGAATAAGctgatatatttaaaaaaaacaaaacaaaaaaaaaccttgtgtgAAATGTAAGCTGAGGAGCGGAGCACGATGGGGATGTGCAGAGGTTCTGTGGGGCAAAAGAGGACCGAGTGGAGGTGAAGAGTGATGGTGATTTATGCTGGAAGGGCTGCATGGCAATTCTGCAGACTGACAGCTTGCAGAGGGTTCAGATGCTCTCTGAAGGTGTGTAAAGGTTCGCCCAccttttaaaggtccagtgtgttggatttAAAGCCCACCTCTAGTCAGTTTTTTGTCCTATTAAATGGTCGACATACTCTCTGAAATGGAGAATGGGGGTATGGTTTATAGTAGTACATGTGGCTGATCAAAATTGTCAGGAAAGGActatgaaaaaacacaaaaatgccaaaatacacTGAGGGGGCTTTAAGGGAATCTAttgacagaaatgacaaaaaacatattcaaaattgtgtttttattagtgtataatcacccaAAACTGAGTAAGTCCACCATTTTGCACCACTTTATACAACTAAATCCGACACACTGGACCTGTAACACATTTCtatatgaagaaaaaagttaaaaactcCACGTCCAAGAAAGAATATTCTGTCCAATCTTTCTTGATTTATAGCCGGCACAGATCATTGCCTCTTTGCCCCAGATTCAGAGGGCATAATAAAATGCAaggtcttttttatttttttcataattgcCATCTTTACTTTTATGAAAATCTTTTTTCACCCCTTTGTTTAATAAGTGAGAACGGTTATGGCCTTGGGTGCCATCAGCAACAAAGGAAACCAATACTGAGAGTGTCTGGAAAGTACCGTACAGTCCCGTCTGCACAGGCGCTGCAAGATCAAGCGTGCATTGCCCCCAGAGGGCTAAATATAAATACGATACCTGCTGCTGGCCCTGGGTCTTCAGGAAGTCCTCTCGTTTGCCACTCTTAGTCTTGTCTGTGCTGTTCTGCTGCAGGTGCTTCAGTTTGGAGGCAGCTGATGACTGGAGAACCTTGCCAATGCTGGTATGTCCTccctgagaggagaggagaggagaggagaggagaggagaggagaggagaggagaggagaggagaggagaggagaggagggaggagagaggagaggtgtgaATCAGACAATGTTCACACAGTACATGATCGCACATTTAATTTCTCCTCTTCAGTGCCCTTAGTTTACGCCTCCGACACACATCAACTCAGAGTGCAGAGTTATAGCATGTCTGTCTCCCGAGACCAATGAGGTTTTTAAGATCAGAGCTTGTAGCTGATAAAAC contains:
- the LOC119013796 gene encoding putative protein TPRXL encodes the protein MISSLIPENLPCPHLSSVSLLYLKALGTHSTSGSIEPCLLKTGIFSGRVPSPATFAPGLRKYPQEGAIPSLTASSSQAKALLASLSASGLNAEALLLSSTLRHHRLLREQRASSLPLPSSQSSSPTPPATPSSSSSSPTTPTPSLSPSSPTPLSSLTLASAVLKSRACSLDSSSLNSCREAGSEPVNKDLSPGSSH